From Pseudopipra pipra isolate bDixPip1 chromosome 9, bDixPip1.hap1, whole genome shotgun sequence, a single genomic window includes:
- the LPAR3 gene encoding lysophosphatidic acid receptor 3 codes for MNECYYDKRMDFFYNKTKTDTADEWTGPQLIVVLCFGTFFCLFIFISNSLVIAAVVKNKRFHFPFYYLLANLAAADFFAGIAYVFLMFNTGPVSKTLTVNRWFLRQGLLDTSLTASLVNLLVIAVERHMSIMRMKIHSNLTKKRVTFLIISIWAIAIFMGAVPTLGWNCLCDITVCSSLAPIYSRSYLVFWSVLNLVVFFIMVVVYIRIYMYVQRKTNVLSSHTSGSISRRRTPVKLMKTVMTVLGAFVVCWTPGLVVLLLDGLNCTYCGIQNVKRWFLLLALLNSVMNPIIYSYKDDEMWATMKRMIFCSSEDKSQDRRSSRIPSTVLCRSTDTSGHYIEDGIIQGTICGKGDLGNKGNS; via the exons ATGAATGAATGCTACTATGATAAGCGCATGGACTTCTTCTATAACAAGACAAAGACGGACACAGCAGATGAGTGGACAGGGCCACAGCTCATTGTTGTTCTGTGTTTTGGGACGTTTTTCTgcctcttcatttttatttcaaattcattGGTCATAGCAGCTGTGGTCAAGAACAAGAggtttcattttcccttttactATCTTTTGGCCAACTTAGCTGCTGCAGACTTCTTTGCTGGAATTGCCTATGTCTTCTTGATGTTCAACACTGGCCCAGTGTCCAAGACATTAACTGTTAACCGCTGGTTTTTGCGTCAGGGTCTCCTGGACACCAGCCTGACGGCTTCCCTGGTGAATCTCCTCGTCATAGCTGTTGAGCGGCACATGTCAATAATGCGGATGAAGATCCACAGTAACCTCACAAAGAAGAGAGTCACCTTTTTAATTATATCAATTTGGGCCATTGCTATTTTCATGGGTGCTGTTCCTACCCTGGGTTGGAACTGCCTCTGTGACATTACTGTCTGCTCATCCCTGGCACCTATTTACAGCAGAAGTTACCTGGTATTCTGGAGTGTCTTAAACCTGGTTGTCTTCTTCATTATGGTGGTGGTTTACATAAGAATCTACATGTACGTCCAGAGGAAGACTAACGTCTTGTCATCACACACTAGTGGATCCATTAGCCGTAGGAGAACCCCTGTGAAGCTCATGAAGACTGTCATGACTGTCTTAG GTGCCTTTGTTGTCTGCTGGACGCCTGGCCTGGTCGTCTTACTGCTTGATGGTCTGAACTGTACCTACTGTGGGATTCAGAATGTTAAAAGATGGTTTCTTCTCCTGGCCCTGTTGAACTCTGTCATGAACCCAATAATTTATTCATACAAAGATGATGAGATGTGGGCTACCATGAAAAGGATGATTTTCTGCTCCTCTGAGGATAAGAGTCAGGACAGACGCTCATCTCGGATCCCCTCAACAGTTCTCTGCAGGAGCACGGATACCTCAGGGCACTACATTGAAGATGGCATTATTCAAGGAACAATCTGTGGAAAAGGAGATCTTGGTAACAAAGGAAACTCCTGA
- the NAA20 gene encoding N-alpha-acetyltransferase 20 produces the protein MTTLRAFTCDDLFRFNNINLDPLTETYGIPFYLQYLAHWPEYFIVAEAPGGELMGYIMGKAEGSVAREEWHGHVTALSVAPEFRRLGLAAKLMELLEEISEKKGGFFVDLFVRVSNQVAVNMYKQLGYSVYRTVLEYYSASSGEPDEDAYDMRKALSRDTEKKSVIPLPHPVRPEDIE, from the exons ATGACGACGCTCCGCGCCTTCACCTGCGACGACCTCTTCCGATTCAACAACAT CAACCTGGACCCGCTGACCGAGACC TACGGGATCCCCTTCTACCTGCAGTACCTCGCCCACTGGCCCGAGTACTTCATCGTCGCCGAGGCGCCCGGCGGGGAGCTGATGGGTTACA TCATGGGGAAAGCCGAGGGCTCCGTGGCTAGGGAAGAATGGCACGGACATGTTACCGCTCTCTCTGTTGCACCAGAATTCCGACGGCTGGGTTTGGCCGCTAAATTGATGGAGCTACTGgaagaaatttcagaaaa AAAGGGTGGATTTTTTGTTGATCTCTTTGTGAGAGTATCAAATCAGGTTGCTGTAAATATGTATAAGCAACTAGGCTACAGTGTGTACCGGACAGTGTTAGAGTACTACTCTGCCAGCAGTGGGGAGCCAGATGAAGATGCTTATG ATATGAGGAAAGCTCTTTCCAGAGatacagagaagaaatcagttATACCTCTGCCTCATCCAGTGAGGCCAGAAGACATTGAGTAA